Proteins from a genomic interval of Trifolium pratense cultivar HEN17-A07 linkage group LG6, ARS_RC_1.1, whole genome shotgun sequence:
- the LOC123888062 gene encoding uncharacterized protein LOC123888062: KSEDSESMLSSENIALDEKTLEEELQNAIAEENYAKAAEIRDTLKSLHKDSKTEVLGANNKFYNSFRNGDLAAMQAMWAKRDEVCCVHPGLKGISGYDDVIESWNFVWANYEFPSLMN; this comes from the coding sequence AAAAGCGAAGACTCAGAGAGTATGTTGAGTAGCGAGAACATTGCATTAGATGAAAAAACTTTAGAGGAGGAGTTACAGAATGCAATTGCTGAGGAGAATTATGCTAAAGCGGCAGAAATAAGAGATACTCTAAAAAGCCTTCATAAAGATAGCAAGACAGAAGTGCTTGGAGCAAACAACAAGTTTTATAATTCATTCAGGAATGGTGACCTTGCAGCTATGCAAGCAATGTGGGCGAAAAGGGACGAGGTATGCTGTGTTCATCCTGGTTTGAAAGGAATTTCCGGTTACGATGATGTTATTGAGAGCTGGAATTTTGTATGGGCTAACTATGAATTTCCCTCTCTGATGAACTAA
- the LOC123892336 gene encoding calcium-dependent protein kinase 17-like, with amino-acid sequence MSGETFKDIVGSAYYIAPEVLKRKYGPEVDIWSVGVMLYILLCGVPPFWAESENGIFNAILRGHVDFSSDPWPSISPQAKDLVRKMLNSDPKQRLTAYEVLNHPWIKEDGEAPDTPLDNAVLNRLKQFRAMNQFKKVALKVIAGCLSEEEIMGLKQMFKGMDTDNSGTITIEELKQGLAKQGTKLSEAEVKQLMEAADADGNGIIDYDEFITATMAMNRMNREEHVYTAFQYFDKDNSGYITIEELEQALHEYNMHDGRDIKEIISEVDADNVFDDPTSLTEEEMYELRNNWATCFLDLYNPEVDYVVSDDEV; translated from the exons ATGTCag GAGAAACATTCAAAGATATTGTTGGAAGTGCATATTACATTGCACCTGAGGTGTTGAAGAGGAAATATGGACCAGAAGTAGACATTTGGAGTGTTGGTGTCATGTTATACATTCTTCTATGTGGTGTTCCACCATTTTGGGCAG AATCTGAAAATGGGATATTCAATGCCATCCTAAGAGGCCACGTTGACTTTTCGAGCGATCCATGGCCCTCCATTTCACCTCAAGCAAAAGATCTTGTAAGGAAAATGTTGAATTCAGATCCTAAGCAGAGGCTAACAGCATATGAAGTTTTGA ATCATCCTTGGATCAAGGAAGATGGAGAAGCACCAGATACACCTCTTGATAATGCTGTGCTCAATAGGCTCAAACAGTTTAGAGCAATGAATCAATTCAAGAAAGTTGCTCTAAAG GTTATTGCTGGCTGCCTATCAGAGGAAGAAATCATGGGATTGAAGCAGATGTTTAAGGGTATGGACACTGACAACAGTGGAACCATTACAATTGAAGAGCTCAAGCAAGGACTTGCAAAACAAGGAACTAAACTGTCTGAAGCAGAAGTTAAGCAATTAATGGAAGCT GCAGATGCTGATGGTAATGGAATCATAGACTACGACGAGTTCATCACAGCAACAATGGCCATGAACCGAATGAACAGAGAAGAACATGTTTACACTGCCTTCCAATACTTCGATAAAGATAACAGCgg GTACATCACCATTGAAGAACTAGAGCAAGCTCTCCATGAGTATAACATGCATGATGGCAGAGACATCAAGGAAATCATTTCAGAAGTTGATGCAGATAAT GTGTTCGATGATCCCACGTCATTAACCGAGGAGGAGATGTATGAATTGCGAAACAACTGGgctacttgttttcttgacctgTACAATCCCGAGGTAGATTATGTTGTTTCCGATGATGAGGTTTAG